The Candidatus Eisenbacteria bacterium DNA segment TGCATCGAGAGGCCGTAGAGCTGGCGCGAGAGGCCGACCGAGAAGTCCGCGATGTCGATCGCCTCCTGCACCTCGCCGAGACCCTCGGAAAGGATCTTCCCCATCTCGTAGCTGACGAGACGCCCGAGGTCCTCCTTCTTCTCGCGGAGCGCCTCGCCCATCTGGCGGACGATCTCGCCCCGCTTCGGCGCGGGGAGCATTCTCCATTTGAGGAAGGCGTCGTGCGCCGCGCGGACGACCGCTTCGTAGTCCTCTTCGTTTGCCTGGCGCACGGTCGCGATCGGCTTCTCATCGGCGGGGCAGAACGAGACGAGATCGTCCCCCTTCGTGTCGAGCCAGGCGCCGGCGCAGGCGCCCGAGTTCACCTCGCGTATTCCGAGCCGTCCGAGGAAGTCCTTCATGTTCGCTGCCCATCCTTTCTGTTGTCGCTATGCGGTAATCCATTGGGTTTCAATGGGATACCGGGGTCGTTCGCGGCCGGGCCTTTGGGTGTCGGAAGGGGCCTCTGGAGGGAGGCCCCGATCAGTCTAGCGGTTCTTGTTCTTTCGCGCCAGCACTCTCGGACGGAGGCCTACCGGGTTCCTCCGGGGAGAACGAGGCTCGCGACGAAGAGAGCGAGCCCGAAGACGACGACGACGGTCGCGCCGGTCGGCGTGTCGAGGAAGTAGGAGAGGAGCATGCCCGCGAGGCTCATCGCGATGCCGAAGCCCCACGCGACGAAGAGGCGTCTCAATCCGACGGCTCCCGCGAACGCCGCGAAGACGGAAGGCACGATGAGGATCGTGAAGACGAGAAGAACCCCCGCGATCTGCACGGAGCTCGTCACGACGAACGCGAAGATGCCGTAGAAGAGGAAGTCCCACCGGAAGAGGCTGAGCCCGCGGGCGCGCGCTTCTTCCGGATCGCGGCTCACGAGGTCGAGAGTCCTGTGCGTCGCGAAGAGAACGACGCCGAGGAGGGCGTAGATCGCCGCGATCTTCAGCACGTCTCGCCAGGAGACCCAGAGGATGCTCCCC contains these protein-coding regions:
- a CDS encoding metal ABC transporter permease; its protein translation is MGAPFAASVVLVLIHAYLGGHVLRRGVIFVDLAMAQFAAMGGAAALLFGFEHGTAAGYAMGLGSALVAAALFSWSRRRIRAVPQEAIIGIAYVVASSAVLVIADRIPHGAEHIKHSLVGSILWVSWRDVLKIAAIYALLGVVLFATHRTLDLVSRDPEEARARGLSLFRWDFLFYGIFAFVVTSSVQIAGVLLVFTILIVPSVFAAFAGAVGLRRLFVAWGFGIAMSLAGMLLSYFLDTPTGATVVVVFGLALFVASLVLPGGTR